The Corynebacterium halotolerans YIM 70093 = DSM 44683 region ACCATGGAGGTCGGCGCCCCGCCGGTGGCCAGCTCCACCTTCGACAATGTCGAGCACCTCGAACGGATGATGAGCCTGGACAACGTCTTCGACGCCGGGGAACTCGCCGAGTGGCTCGCACGCACCCCGAGCGGCACCTACCTCACCGAGCTGAAGATCGACGGCCTGTCCATCGCGCTGGTCTACCGCGACGGGGTGCTCGAGCGCGCCGCCACACGCGGTGACGGCCGCGTCGGCGAGGACGTCACCGCCAACGCGAGGGTCATCGACGACATCCCGCACAGGTTGACCGGCACCGACGAGTTCCCGGTGCCGGCGCTGCTGGAGGTCCGCGGCGAGGTGTTCATCGCGATCGAGGACTTCGCCGAGGTCAATGAGCTGCGCCAGGCCGAGGGCGGAAAGCCCTTCGCCAACCCGCGCAACGCGGCGGCCGGTTCCCTGCGGCAGAAGAACCCCGAGGACGTGCGCAGGCGCCGCCTGCGGATGATCGCCCACGGCATCGGCGCCCGGGAGGGCTTCACCCCGGACAGCCAGCACGACGCCTACCGGGCACTGGCCGCCTGGGGGCTGCCGGTGTCCCCGTACACCGAGCAGGTGCACTCGGCCGGGGAGGTCGTCGAGCGCGTGACCTACTGGGCCGACCACCGCCACGACGCCGTCCACGAGATGGACGGCCTGGTGGTCAAGGTCGACTCCTACGCCGAGCAGCGGGCGCTGGGGGCGACGTCGCGGGCCCCGCGTTGGGCGATCGCCTACAAGTACCCGCCGGAGGAGGTGACCACCCGGCTGCTGGACATCCAGGTCGGCGTGGGCCGCACCGGCCGGGTCACCCCCTTCGCCGTGATGGAGCCGGTCCTCGTCGCCGGCTCCACCGTCGCGATGGCCACGCTGCACAACCAGACCGAGGTCAAGCGCAAGGGCGTGCTCATCGGCGACACCGTGGTCATCCGCAAGGCCGGCGAGATCATCCCCGAGGTGCTCGGCCCCGTCGCCGAGAAGCGCGACGGCACCGAGCGCGAGTTCATCTTCCCCA contains the following coding sequences:
- the ligA gene encoding NAD-dependent DNA ligase LigA codes for the protein MTDGSDTDLRRQWNELAEEVRHHRDLYYNGQPAIPDADFDALFRRLQALEEAHPELAVPDSPTMEVGAPPVASSTFDNVEHLERMMSLDNVFDAGELAEWLARTPSGTYLTELKIDGLSIALVYRDGVLERAATRGDGRVGEDVTANARVIDDIPHRLTGTDEFPVPALLEVRGEVFIAIEDFAEVNELRQAEGGKPFANPRNAAAGSLRQKNPEDVRRRRLRMIAHGIGAREGFTPDSQHDAYRALAAWGLPVSPYTEQVHSAGEVVERVTYWADHRHDAVHEMDGLVVKVDSYAEQRALGATSRAPRWAIAYKYPPEEVTTRLLDIQVGVGRTGRVTPFAVMEPVLVAGSTVAMATLHNQTEVKRKGVLIGDTVVIRKAGEIIPEVLGPVAEKRDGTEREFIFPTLCPSCGTRLAPQKEGDADWRCPNTRSCPAQLSSRLTYLAGRGGFDIEALGEKGAQDLIRRGILTDESGLFDLTEGKLLDSQVYTAKNGTVNASGKKLLDNLETAKKTDLWRVLVALSIRHVGPTAARALATRYRSLQALVDAPVEDIAETDGVGTIIAESFREWFEVDWHRAIVERWAAAGVTMEDDADDLAEQTLQGLTIVVTGSLEGFSRDGAKEAVIARGGKASGSVSKKTDYVVVGENAGSKETKARDLGLPILDEAGFVRLLETGNPE